One Tachysurus fulvidraco isolate hzauxx_2018 chromosome 2, HZAU_PFXX_2.0, whole genome shotgun sequence DNA segment encodes these proteins:
- the LOC125140220 gene encoding olfactory receptor class A-like protein 1 isoform X3 — translation MNCVFKTNYIGREDKTNISHESHMQPVDRILAHLAFSNLLLLLTRGVPQTMVIFGLQNLLNDPGCKVVIYAYRIGRALSVCLTCMLSVFQALTIAPSAGPNVTKLKSHLSQLVMPTFVGLWLLNMIVCAAAPVFSMAPRNGTVPAFTLNLGFCHVNFHDNLSYVVNGAILSTRDFAFVATMLASSGYILILLHKHSRQVRSIRRTQQGTSMEMRAAKTVVMLVVLYTMFFGIDNVIWIYMLTVAQVPPVIADIRVFFSSCYAMFSPFLMISTNKKIKERMVCAAGEHSAEESTKQTNTM, via the exons ATGAATTGTGTGTTTAAGACAAATTACATTGGTAGGgaggacaaaacaaacatcagcCACG AGTCACACATGCAGCCTGTGGATAGAATCCTTGCTCACCTGGCTTTCAGCAACCTGCTGCTTCTGCTGACCCGTGGTGTGCCACAGACGATGGTCATCTTTGGACTTCAGAACCTTCTGAACGATCCTGGCTGCAAAGTGGTGATCTATGCTTACCGCATTGGTCGTgccctctctgtctgcctcacCTGCATGTTGAGCGTCTTCCAAGCTCTGACCATTGCGCCATCAGCCGGACCAAACGTGACCAAGCTGAAATCTCATCTCTCACAGCTAGTCATGCCTACCTTCGTAGGGTTGTGGCTCCTCAACATGATTGTCTGTGCCGCGGCTCCGGTTTTCTCAATGGCACCTCGGAACGGCACTGTGCCTGCCTTCACTCTCAACCTAGGCTTCTGTCATGTGAACTTCCATGACAACCTGTCATATGTGGTGAATGGAGCAATACTTTCAACACGAGACTTTGCCTTTGTAGCCACCATGCTGGCCTCCAGTGGCtacatcctcatcctcctgcacaaacacagcaggcAGGTCAGATCCATCCGACGCACTCAGCAAGGAACCTCCATGGAAATGCGTGCAGCCAAGACAGTTGTTATGTTGGTGGTGCTCTACACCATGTTCTTCGGCATCGATAACGTGATCTGGATCTACATGTTGACCGTGGCCCAGGTCCCGCCTGTGATCGCAGACATaagagtgtttttttcttcGTGTTATGCCATGTTCAGTCCTTTCCTCATGATAAGCACCAATAAGAAGATAAAGGAGAGGATGGTGTGTGCGGCTGGAGAACATTCTGCTGAGGAGTCCACCAAGCAAACAAACACTATGTGA
- the LOC125140220 gene encoding olfactory receptor class A-like protein 1 isoform X1, giving the protein MKTTKAQVSRHKNKFQNPSSMDLCITIKGVSFLLQTGLGVLGNASVLMAYAHIAFAESHMQPVDRILAHLAFSNLLLLLTRGVPQTMVIFGLQNLLNDPGCKVVIYAYRIGRALSVCLTCMLSVFQALTIAPSAGPNVTKLKSHLSQLVMPTFVGLWLLNMIVCAAAPVFSMAPRNGTVPAFTLNLGFCHVNFHDNLSYVVNGAILSTRDFAFVATMLASSGYILILLHKHSRQVRSIRRTQQGTSMEMRAAKTVVMLVVLYTMFFGIDNVIWIYMLTVAQVPPVIADIRVFFSSCYAMFSPFLMISTNKKIKERMVCAAGEHSAEESTKQTNTM; this is encoded by the exons ATGAAGACCACAAAGGCACAAGTAAGCCGTCACAAAAATAAGTTCCAG AATCCAAGCTCCATGGACCTTTGCATAACCATTAAAGGAGTCTCGTTCCTATTGCAGACAGGGCTGGGAGTTCTGGGTAATGCATCCGTGCTGATGGCGTACGCTCATATTGCTTTTGCAGAGTCACACATGCAGCCTGTGGATAGAATCCTTGCTCACCTGGCTTTCAGCAACCTGCTGCTTCTGCTGACCCGTGGTGTGCCACAGACGATGGTCATCTTTGGACTTCAGAACCTTCTGAACGATCCTGGCTGCAAAGTGGTGATCTATGCTTACCGCATTGGTCGTgccctctctgtctgcctcacCTGCATGTTGAGCGTCTTCCAAGCTCTGACCATTGCGCCATCAGCCGGACCAAACGTGACCAAGCTGAAATCTCATCTCTCACAGCTAGTCATGCCTACCTTCGTAGGGTTGTGGCTCCTCAACATGATTGTCTGTGCCGCGGCTCCGGTTTTCTCAATGGCACCTCGGAACGGCACTGTGCCTGCCTTCACTCTCAACCTAGGCTTCTGTCATGTGAACTTCCATGACAACCTGTCATATGTGGTGAATGGAGCAATACTTTCAACACGAGACTTTGCCTTTGTAGCCACCATGCTGGCCTCCAGTGGCtacatcctcatcctcctgcacaaacacagcaggcAGGTCAGATCCATCCGACGCACTCAGCAAGGAACCTCCATGGAAATGCGTGCAGCCAAGACAGTTGTTATGTTGGTGGTGCTCTACACCATGTTCTTCGGCATCGATAACGTGATCTGGATCTACATGTTGACCGTGGCCCAGGTCCCGCCTGTGATCGCAGACATaagagtgtttttttcttcGTGTTATGCCATGTTCAGTCCTTTCCTCATGATAAGCACCAATAAGAAGATAAAGGAGAGGATGGTGTGTGCGGCTGGAGAACATTCTGCTGAGGAGTCCACCAAGCAAACAAACACTATGTGA
- the LOC125140220 gene encoding olfactory receptor class A-like protein 1 isoform X2 produces MDLCITIKGVSFLLQTGLGVLGNASVLMAYAHIAFAESHMQPVDRILAHLAFSNLLLLLTRGVPQTMVIFGLQNLLNDPGCKVVIYAYRIGRALSVCLTCMLSVFQALTIAPSAGPNVTKLKSHLSQLVMPTFVGLWLLNMIVCAAAPVFSMAPRNGTVPAFTLNLGFCHVNFHDNLSYVVNGAILSTRDFAFVATMLASSGYILILLHKHSRQVRSIRRTQQGTSMEMRAAKTVVMLVVLYTMFFGIDNVIWIYMLTVAQVPPVIADIRVFFSSCYAMFSPFLMISTNKKIKERMVCAAGEHSAEESTKQTNTM; encoded by the coding sequence ATGGACCTTTGCATAACCATTAAAGGAGTCTCGTTCCTATTGCAGACAGGGCTGGGAGTTCTGGGTAATGCATCCGTGCTGATGGCGTACGCTCATATTGCTTTTGCAGAGTCACACATGCAGCCTGTGGATAGAATCCTTGCTCACCTGGCTTTCAGCAACCTGCTGCTTCTGCTGACCCGTGGTGTGCCACAGACGATGGTCATCTTTGGACTTCAGAACCTTCTGAACGATCCTGGCTGCAAAGTGGTGATCTATGCTTACCGCATTGGTCGTgccctctctgtctgcctcacCTGCATGTTGAGCGTCTTCCAAGCTCTGACCATTGCGCCATCAGCCGGACCAAACGTGACCAAGCTGAAATCTCATCTCTCACAGCTAGTCATGCCTACCTTCGTAGGGTTGTGGCTCCTCAACATGATTGTCTGTGCCGCGGCTCCGGTTTTCTCAATGGCACCTCGGAACGGCACTGTGCCTGCCTTCACTCTCAACCTAGGCTTCTGTCATGTGAACTTCCATGACAACCTGTCATATGTGGTGAATGGAGCAATACTTTCAACACGAGACTTTGCCTTTGTAGCCACCATGCTGGCCTCCAGTGGCtacatcctcatcctcctgcacaaacacagcaggcAGGTCAGATCCATCCGACGCACTCAGCAAGGAACCTCCATGGAAATGCGTGCAGCCAAGACAGTTGTTATGTTGGTGGTGCTCTACACCATGTTCTTCGGCATCGATAACGTGATCTGGATCTACATGTTGACCGTGGCCCAGGTCCCGCCTGTGATCGCAGACATaagagtgtttttttcttcGTGTTATGCCATGTTCAGTCCTTTCCTCATGATAAGCACCAATAAGAAGATAAAGGAGAGGATGGTGTGTGCGGCTGGAGAACATTCTGCTGAGGAGTCCACCAAGCAAACAAACACTATGTGA
- the LOC125140220 gene encoding olfactory receptor class A-like protein 1 isoform X4 has translation MQPVDRILAHLAFSNLLLLLTRGVPQTMVIFGLQNLLNDPGCKVVIYAYRIGRALSVCLTCMLSVFQALTIAPSAGPNVTKLKSHLSQLVMPTFVGLWLLNMIVCAAAPVFSMAPRNGTVPAFTLNLGFCHVNFHDNLSYVVNGAILSTRDFAFVATMLASSGYILILLHKHSRQVRSIRRTQQGTSMEMRAAKTVVMLVVLYTMFFGIDNVIWIYMLTVAQVPPVIADIRVFFSSCYAMFSPFLMISTNKKIKERMVCAAGEHSAEESTKQTNTM, from the coding sequence ATGCAGCCTGTGGATAGAATCCTTGCTCACCTGGCTTTCAGCAACCTGCTGCTTCTGCTGACCCGTGGTGTGCCACAGACGATGGTCATCTTTGGACTTCAGAACCTTCTGAACGATCCTGGCTGCAAAGTGGTGATCTATGCTTACCGCATTGGTCGTgccctctctgtctgcctcacCTGCATGTTGAGCGTCTTCCAAGCTCTGACCATTGCGCCATCAGCCGGACCAAACGTGACCAAGCTGAAATCTCATCTCTCACAGCTAGTCATGCCTACCTTCGTAGGGTTGTGGCTCCTCAACATGATTGTCTGTGCCGCGGCTCCGGTTTTCTCAATGGCACCTCGGAACGGCACTGTGCCTGCCTTCACTCTCAACCTAGGCTTCTGTCATGTGAACTTCCATGACAACCTGTCATATGTGGTGAATGGAGCAATACTTTCAACACGAGACTTTGCCTTTGTAGCCACCATGCTGGCCTCCAGTGGCtacatcctcatcctcctgcacaaacacagcaggcAGGTCAGATCCATCCGACGCACTCAGCAAGGAACCTCCATGGAAATGCGTGCAGCCAAGACAGTTGTTATGTTGGTGGTGCTCTACACCATGTTCTTCGGCATCGATAACGTGATCTGGATCTACATGTTGACCGTGGCCCAGGTCCCGCCTGTGATCGCAGACATaagagtgtttttttcttcGTGTTATGCCATGTTCAGTCCTTTCCTCATGATAAGCACCAATAAGAAGATAAAGGAGAGGATGGTGTGTGCGGCTGGAGAACATTCTGCTGAGGAGTCCACCAAGCAAACAAACACTATGTGA
- the LOC113637004 gene encoding rho-related GTP-binding protein RhoA-B-like isoform X1: MLCSSREMAAIRKKLVIVGDGACGKTCLLIVFSKDQFPEVYVPTVFENYVADIEVDSKQVELALWDTAGQEDYDRLRPLSYPDTDVILMCFSIDSPDSLENIPEKWTPEVKHFCPNVPIILVGNKKDLRNDEHTRRELAKMKQEPVKAEEGRDMANRIYAFGYMECSAKTKDGVREVFEMATRAALQARKGKKGNKCLLL; the protein is encoded by the exons ATGCTGTGTTCATCTAGAGAGATGGCTGCGATCCGTAAGAAGCTGGTGATTGTTGGAGATGGTGCATGTGGCAAGACTTGCCTCCTCATCGTCTTCAGTAAGGACCAGTTCCCCGAGGTGTACGTGCCCACCGTGTTTGAAAACTATGTGGCTGACATCGAGGTGGATAGCAAACAG gtggagcTGGCACTATGGGACACGGCAGGACAAGAAGATTACGATCGTCTCCGTCCTCTCTCGTACCCGGACACTGACGTCATCCTCATGTGTTTCTCCATCGACAGTCCTGACAGTCTCG AGAACATTCCGGAAAAGTGGACTCCTGAGGTGAAACATTTCTGCCCCAATGTCCCCATCATCCTGGTGGGCAACAAGAAGGACCTGCGCAATGATGAACACACACGCCGTGAGCTAGCCAAGATGAAGCAG gagCCAGTGAAAGCAGAGGAGGGCCGCGACATGGCGAACCGGATTTACGCCTTTGGCTACATGGAATGCTCGGCCAAGACGAAGGACGGCGTGCGGGAGGTGTTTGAGATGGCCACCAGGGCGGCGCTGCAGGCCAGGAAAGGCAAAAAGGGCAACAAATGCCTCTTATTGTAA
- the LOC113637004 gene encoding rho-related GTP-binding protein RhoA-B-like isoform X2, whose protein sequence is MAAIRKKLVIVGDGACGKTCLLIVFSKDQFPEVYVPTVFENYVADIEVDSKQVELALWDTAGQEDYDRLRPLSYPDTDVILMCFSIDSPDSLENIPEKWTPEVKHFCPNVPIILVGNKKDLRNDEHTRRELAKMKQEPVKAEEGRDMANRIYAFGYMECSAKTKDGVREVFEMATRAALQARKGKKGNKCLLL, encoded by the exons ATGGCTGCGATCCGTAAGAAGCTGGTGATTGTTGGAGATGGTGCATGTGGCAAGACTTGCCTCCTCATCGTCTTCAGTAAGGACCAGTTCCCCGAGGTGTACGTGCCCACCGTGTTTGAAAACTATGTGGCTGACATCGAGGTGGATAGCAAACAG gtggagcTGGCACTATGGGACACGGCAGGACAAGAAGATTACGATCGTCTCCGTCCTCTCTCGTACCCGGACACTGACGTCATCCTCATGTGTTTCTCCATCGACAGTCCTGACAGTCTCG AGAACATTCCGGAAAAGTGGACTCCTGAGGTGAAACATTTCTGCCCCAATGTCCCCATCATCCTGGTGGGCAACAAGAAGGACCTGCGCAATGATGAACACACACGCCGTGAGCTAGCCAAGATGAAGCAG gagCCAGTGAAAGCAGAGGAGGGCCGCGACATGGCGAACCGGATTTACGCCTTTGGCTACATGGAATGCTCGGCCAAGACGAAGGACGGCGTGCGGGAGGTGTTTGAGATGGCCACCAGGGCGGCGCTGCAGGCCAGGAAAGGCAAAAAGGGCAACAAATGCCTCTTATTGTAA